One segment of Panicum virgatum strain AP13 chromosome 3K, P.virgatum_v5, whole genome shotgun sequence DNA contains the following:
- the LOC120700811 gene encoding uncharacterized protein LOC120700811: MLGWLCLRSPSALKRWSLTGSGDARMALPPLAVGPEAPVIDWQWRCMSDITKREFDALAVDGSNYLTWATDVEIKLDSMGLNHTIVQPEAGKDERTKPDKAKALHFLRHHLHPNLKSEYMTERDPLVLWQSLKDRFSQQRSIKITGADMIEKTLSTFHLGNIVLQQQYRNSKYTKYSEMSEVLSIAEQQNEVLMNNHSVQPTGSMAVPEAHANVAESSRNHKKGRGKGKWKGNRGAIFKGKGKGKPKGRIEAKKDKGDHSGEEQGECYRCGTKGHWSRKCRTPRHLVDLYQQSKKGKGQHESHFTTKPEAQERDDMNVDASGGDVRMGENEDSLLDDIDVFGDLQ, encoded by the exons ATGCTAGGATGGCTCTGCCTCCGCTCGCCGTCGGCCTTGAAGCGCTGGTCATTGACTGGCAGCGGCGATGCTAGGATGGCGCTGCCTCCGCTCGCCGTCGGCCCTGAAGCGCCGGTCATTGACTGGCAGTGGCGAT GCATGTCGGACATCACAAAGAGGGAGTTCGATGCGCTTGCCGTGGACGGCAGCAACTACCTCACTTGGGCTACCGACGTCGAGATAAAACTCGATAGCATGGGCCTCAATCATACCATTGTCCAGCCTGAAGCTGGCAAGGATGAACGCACAAAACCTGATAAAGCAAAGGCGTTGCACTTTTTGCGACACCATCTCCACCCAAACCTGAAGTCTGAGTACATGACGGAGAGGGATCCACTGGTTTTATGGCAGTCCTTGAAGGATCGCTTCAGCCAGCAGCGGTCGATT AAGATCACAGGCGCTGATATGATCGAGAAAACTCTATCCACCTTCCACCTCGGGAACATTGTACTGCAGCAGCAATACAGGAACTCAAAGTACACTAAGTACTCTGAGATGAGCGAGGTATTGTCTATCGCTGAACAACAGAATGAGGTTCTTATGAACAATCATTCTGTCCAGCCCACTGGTTCCATGGCTGTGCCTGAAGCACACGCCAATGTTGCTGAGAGCTCTCGCAACCACAAAAAGGGCCGTGGAAAAGGGAAATGGAAGGGGAACAGAGGTGCCATTTTcaaaggcaaaggaaagggaaagcCCAAGGGTAGAATCGAAGCCAAGAAGGATAAAGGTGACCATAGCGGGGAGGAGCAAGGTGAATGCTACAGATGCGGGACAAAGGGACATTGGTCCCGTAAATGCCGCACCCCCAGGCACCTGGTTGACCTTTACCAGCAGAGCAAGAAAGGAAAAGGTCAACATGAGTCCCACTTCACCACTAAGCCAGAAGCTCAGGAGCGCGACGACATGAATGTTGACGCAAGCGGTGGAGACGTCCGAATGGGCGAAAATGAGGACAGCCTTCTTGATGACATAGACGTATTTGGGGACCTGCAGTAA